Proteins from a genomic interval of Sugiyamaella lignohabitans strain CBS 10342 chromosome C, complete sequence:
- the SNF5 gene encoding Snf5p (Subunit of the SWI/SNF chromatin remodeling complex; involved in transcriptional regulation; functions interdependently in transcriptional activation with Snf2p and Snf6p; relocates to the cytosol under hypoxic conditions; GO_component: GO:0016514 - SWI/SNF complex [Evidence IDA] [PMID 18644858]; GO_component: GO:0016514 - SWI/SNF complex [Evidence IDA] [PMID 8016655]; GO_component: GO:0016514 - SWI/SNF complex [Evidence IDA] [PMID 8127913]; GO_component: GO:0016514 - SWI/SNF complex [Evidence IDA,IMP] [PMID 8159677]; GO_component: GO:0005829 - cytosol [Evidence IDA] [PMID 22932476]; GO_component: GO:0000228 - nuclear chromosome [Evidence IEA]; GO_component: GO:0005634 - nucleus [Evidence IEA,IEA]; GO_component: GO:0005634 - nucleus [Evidence IDA] [PMID 2233708]; GO_component: GO:0005634 - nucleus [Evidence IDA] [PMID 22932476]; GO_function: GO:0015616 - DNA translocase activity [Evidence IDA] [PMID 17188033]; GO_function: GO:0001102 - RNA polymerase II activating transcription factor binding [Evidence IPI] [PMID 11865042]; GO_function: GO:0001102 - RNA polymerase II activating transcription factor binding [Evidence IMP,IPI] [PMID 14580348]; GO_process: GO:0000436 - carbon catabolite activation of transcription from RNA polymerase II promoter [Evidence IGI] [PMID 14580348]; GO_process: GO:0006338 - chromatin remodeling [Evidence IEA]; GO_process: GO:0006338 - chromatin remodeling [Evidence IGI,IMP] [PMID 1459453]; GO_process: GO:0000724 - double-strand break repair via homologous recombination [Evidence IMP] [PMID 16024655]; GO_process: GO:0045944 - positive regulation of transcription from RNA polymerase II promoter [Evidence IMP] [PMID 1339306]; GO_process: GO:0045944 - positive regulation of transcription from RNA polymerase II promoter [Evidence IGI] [PMID 1901413]; GO_process: GO:0045944 - positive regulation of transcription from RNA polymerase II promoter [Evidence IMP] [PMID 3542227]; GO_process: GO:0006355 - regulation of transcription, DNA-templated [Evidence IEA]; GO_process: GO:0005987 - sucrose catabolic process [Evidence IMP] [PMID 6392017]; GO_process: GO:0006351 - transcription, DNA-templated [Evidence IEA]), which translates to MSFPFEQQYNQFMVDESSGTQFNSDNGGSANMLISQVPGNTSNQQLMQQSSQPSQQQQFRNSFQFQGQPGSQMAGPRQNQGPAAVEQTRNVSMNQGQFHVNTPQSQLQPQSSQGPVNQAKYAQFLQQQLQHQQHQTPALAGQADGLQTPPSAMVRGSQTNQNAMVSGANPGNVQFQMSQYAPNTSGPQNQRINLGQSGSLGTKFAGSSALPGNPGDSAPGGPVLSASGGPNAAGVHGIHPVPSNIGAPVVPITGHQPSDRSNIPPRPALPNEILSAVKELPNSTLEEKTLIELLTKDAEQELIFAKQEQRHAGLIYRKQVEYDYYDQVRQLRQVQPSAIFGDGYSGYGNSWTGSRMNLIYPRDRKRGKRESSELFLSMEQLEYIASIPELLAPIRLDIDLDKYRLRDTFTWNLNEKLISVDLFAQNLAEDYNIPLSYAPLIANNINEVLNDFHPHAFVEAAEDQDQASSGLHSSSATGEESSGTVITSVNTSTTSSNPAGDVTVTTTTNDGISENLTPNGYATNPTLSNRNDDMRITIKLDITVGQHNLVDQFEWDLNCMDNNPEQFAEAMCRDLSLSGEFATAIAHAIREQTQLFTKTLFLVGHQFDGRPIEDDDIVRELCPPVTSDAFLRNTSFIKDFSPVLFEIPHVELDRQDKDRDRDSRRKRRQGRAGRRGGPTLPDLRETVRTFRTPVYSSLLPGGIDKVLELVRKQATKAEESDDDDDTPRPVTVGRRGRPPAHAQLSGVSTFRASPAALPSSSSRMASPQFRYHQQIQSVEDHYLVKLRIPPRIRDEVNRISL; encoded by the coding sequence ATGTCGTTTCCATTTGAGCAGCAATACAACCAGTTCATGGTAGATGAGAGTAGCGGCACACAGTTCAATTCAGACAATGGAGGATCTGCTAATATGTTGATTTCTCAAGTACCTGGTAATACATCTAACCAGCAGTTGATGCAACAGTCTTCACAGCCttcacagcagcagcagtttcgAAACTCATTTCAATTTCAGGGTCAGCCTGGTAGTCAAATGGCGGGCCCAAGGCAGAATCAGGGACCAGCAGCTGTAGAACAGACTCGCAACGTTTCCATGAATCAGGGTCAATTTCACGTAAATACTCCTCAATCACAACTCCAACCACAGTCTTCCCAAGGACCAGTGAATCAAGCGAAGTATGCACAATTTTTGCAACAACAGCTacaacatcagcaacatcaaACCCCAGCTCTGGCGGGACAGGCAGATGGATTACAGACTCCCCCCTCTGCAATGGTGAGGGGGAGCCAAACTAACCAAAATGCTATGGTCTCTGGAGCTAATCCCGGAAATGTGCAATTTCAAATGTCTCAATACGCACCTAACACTTCTGGACCACAAAATCAACGGATTAATTTAGGACAGTCGGGTAGTCTAGGGACAAAATTCGCAGGATCGAGCGCTCTACCAGGTAATCCAGGTGACTCAGCTCCTGGAGGCCCTGTACTGTCCGCTTCAGGTGGTCCCAATGCTGCCGGTGTGCATGGAATTCATCCCGTACCTAGTAATATTGGAGCACCAGTGGTCCCAATTACGGGCCACCAACCGTCCGATAGGAGCAATATTCCACCAAGACCCGCGTTACCAAATGAGATCCTTTCTGCGGTGAAGGAGTTACCTAATTCTACTCTGGAGGAAAAGACGCTTATTGAGCTTTTAACTAAAGATGCTGAGCAAGAGCTGATATTTGCTaagcaagagcaaagaCACGCTGGTCTTATCTACCGGAAGCAGGTGGAGTATGACTACTATGACCAAGTACGCCAATTAAGACAGGTACAACCGAGTGCCATTTTCGGCGATGGCTATTCTGGTTATGGAAACAGCTGGACTGGATCAAGAATGAATCTAATTTATCCCCGAGACAGAAAGCGAGGCAAAAGAGAATCAAGTGAGCTGTTTTTGTCAATGGAGCAACTGGAATATATTGCATCTATACCAGAGCTACTTGCTCCAATAAGGTTGGACATCGATCTAGATAAGTATCGACTTCGTGATACGTTTACATGGAACTTAAATGAAAAGCTAATCTCCGTTGATTTATTCGCACAGAATTTAGCTGAAGATTATAATATTCCCCTGTCTTATGCCCCTCTTATTGCGAATAATATTAACGAAGTACTAAATGATTTCCATCCTCATGCGTTTGTAGAGGCGGCTGAAGACCAAGATCAGGCAAGCAGCGGACTCCATAGTAGCTCTGCAACTGGAGAAGAGTCATCTGGAACTGTTATTACTTCAGTGAACACTTCTACTACGAGTTCTAAtcctgctggtgatgttaCCGTTACTACTACAACTAATGACGGTATATCTGAGAATTTGACCCCTAATGGATACGCCACAAATCCTACATTATCTAATCGAAATGACGATATGAGAATAACGATCAAGCTGGATATTACAGTTGGTCAACATAATTTGGTTGACCAGTTCGAGTGGGATTTGAATTGTATGGACAATAATCCTGAGCAGTTTGCAGAAGCCATGTGCAGAGATCTAAGCCTCTCAGGCGAGTTCGCAACTGCTATCGCACATGCAATTCGTGAGCAAACACAACTTTTCACAAAAACATTATTTCTAGTTGGCCATCAGTTTGACGGCCGGCCAATAGAAGACGATGATATTGTTCGCGAATTGTGCCCACCCGTGACTTCGGATGCCTTTCTCAGGAACACGTCGTTTATCAAAGACTTCTCACCTGTTCTATTTGAGATTCCGCATGTCGAACTCGACCGTCAAGATAAGGATCGTGATCGTGACAGTCGTCGTAAACGAAGACAGGGCCGTGCTGGTAGAAGAGGAGGTCCTACATTACCTGACTTGCGGGAAACTGTCCGCACATTTCGTACTCCTGTTTACTCATCATTATTACCTGGTGGTATTGATAAAGTACTTGAGCTTGTCCGCAAACAGGCAACTAAGGCCGAGGAGagtgatgacgatgatgatacACCACGGCCGGTTACCGTTGGTAGAAGAGGTAGGCCTCCTGCCCATGCTCAATTGTCTGGTGTGAGTACATTTCGAGCATCACCTGCAGCGCTTCCATCAAGTTCTTCGAGAATGGCTAGCCCGCAATTTCGATATCATCAGCAGATTCAATCAGTTGAAGATCATTATCTGGTTAAGCTTCGCATTCCACCTCGTATACGGGATGAAGTCAATCGTATATCTCtgtga
- the TFA1 gene encoding Tfa1p (TFIIE large subunit; involved in recruitment of RNA polymerase II to the promoter, activation of TFIIH, and promoter opening; GO_component: GO:0005739 - mitochondrion [Evidence IDA] [PMID 16823961]; GO_component: GO:0005634 - nucleus [Evidence IEA,IEA]; GO_component: GO:0005673 - transcription factor TFIIE complex [Evidence IDA] [PMID 1429681]; GO_component: GO:0005673 - transcription factor TFIIE complex [Evidence IDA] [PMID 7961670]; GO_function: GO:0000993 - RNA polymerase II core binding [Evidence IPI] [PMID 11779853]; GO_function: GO:0000993 - RNA polymerase II core binding [Evidence IDA] [PMID 8702741]; GO_function: GO:0001097 - TFIIH-class transcription factor binding [Evidence IDA] [PMID 8702741]; GO_function: GO:0046872 - metal ion binding [Evidence IEA]; GO_function: GO:0043565 - sequence-specific DNA binding [Evidence IEA]; GO_function: GO:0003697 - single-stranded DNA binding [Evidence IDA] [PMID 9271406]; GO_process: GO:0006355 - regulation of transcription, DNA-templated [Evidence IEA]; GO_process: GO:0006366 - transcription from RNA polymerase II promoter [Evidence IDA] [PMID 1331084]; GO_process: GO:0006366 - transcription from RNA polymerase II promoter [Evidence IDA] [PMID 1429681]; GO_process: GO:0006366 - transcription from RNA polymerase II promoter [Evidence IDA] [PMID 7961670]; GO_process: GO:0006366 - transcription from RNA polymerase II promoter [Evidence IMP] [PMID 9188494]; GO_process: GO:0006366 - transcription from RNA polymerase II promoter [Evidence IMP] [PMID 9271406]; GO_process: GO:0006367 - transcription initiation from RNA polymerase II promoter [Evidence IEA]; GO_process: GO:0006351 - transcription, DNA-templated [Evidence IEA]; GO_process: GO:0001113 - transcriptional open complex formation at RNA polymerase II promoter [Evidence IDA,IGI] [PMID 10973956]): protein MDALLIHGVLTDDELWHMLGINKKELRALCAKLKENHLLTDHVQREEGPAQRPITKTYYYIHYTETIDAIKWKMHSIVKKLKEEVGAESQPQGYVCDTCKSRYATIDVIGNFNSDRGGFVCDVCDSLLREDDSSAESQAQQEKLGRLMSQIDPIIDALRQIDEVHIPENTFQSSLAHALPAPSSTGPTTATTTSSAIKFAKSANQGGVNGTTSLQVNITSDKESAEIERKNREERARLAEENALPTWHLESTVGKSLYDSTNSSATSGDKMDANAPILSDRSTIKLEDSDKPATSADNIVSSVNSTTNSVAEDKASEEALASYYAQLAARQEASDDEDEDDEEDEDEDEDDDAEFEDVITADVKSTIDDEDDDDDED from the coding sequence ATGGATGCACTACTTATCCATGGTGTGCTAACAGATGATGAATTATGGCATATGCTCGgtataaataagaaagaGTTAAGAGCACTGTGTGCCAAGCTTAAAGAAAATCACCTACTCACTGACCATGTTCAGCGGGAAGAGGGCCCTGCGCAAAGGCCTATTACTAAAACATATTATTATATCCATTATacagaaacaattgatgCGATAAAATGGAAGATGCACTCAATTGTCAAGAAACTAAAAGAGGAAGTGGGAGCTGAATCACAACCCCAAGGTTATGTATGTGACACCTGTAAATCGCGGTATGCAACTATCGATGTCATTGGGAATTTCAATAGTGATCGTGGTGGATTTGTGTGTGATGTTTGTGATTCGTTACTCCGTGAAGATGATAGCTCTGCCGAGTCTCAAGCCCAGCAAGAAAAGCTGGGTCGATTAATGAGCCAGATCGACCCCATTATTGATGCGTTACGGCAAATTGATGAAGTTCATATTCCTGAGAATACATTTCAGAGCTCACTGGCTCATGCATTACCGGCGCCATCCTCTACTGGACCAACTACTGCCACGACAACCTCTTCGGCAATTAAGTTTGCAAAATCCGCCAACCAAGGGGGTGTCAATGGAACTACGTCATTGCAGGTCAACATCACTTCAGACAAAGAATCTGCTGAGATCGAGCGTAAGAATCGGGAAGAAAGAGCCCGTCTGGCAGAAGAGAATGCCCTGCCTACGTGGCACTTGGAAAGTACTGTTGGCAAATCACTCTATGATTCGACAAATTCAAGCGCGACTAGCGGTGATAAGATGGACGCAAATGCCCCTATTCTTAGCGATAGGTCTACTATAAAACTGGAGGATAGTGATAAACCAGCGACGAGTGCAGACAATATTGTGTCTTCGGTTAATTCCACTACAAATTCCGTTGCGGAAGACAAAGCAAGTGAAGAGGCTTTGGCTTCATATTATGCACAGCTTGCGGCAAGACAAGAAGCCagcgatgatgaagatgaagatgacgaggaagatgaagatgaagatgaagatgacgatgccGAATTTGAAGACGTCATTACGGCGGATGTAAAAAGTACGatagatgatgaagatgatgacgacgacgaggacTAG
- the HTS1 gene encoding histidine--tRNA ligase (Cytoplasmic and mitochondrial histidine tRNA synthetase; efficient mitochondrial localization requires both a presequence and an amino-terminal sequence; mutations in human ortholog HARS2 are associated with Perrault syndrome; GO_component: GO:0005737 - cytoplasm [Evidence IEA,IEA,IEA]; GO_component: GO:0005737 - cytoplasm [Evidence IMP] [PMID 3521891]; GO_component: GO:0005739 - mitochondrion [Evidence IEA,IEA]; GO_component: GO:0005739 - mitochondrion [Evidence IMP] [PMID 3521891]; GO_function: GO:0005524 - ATP binding [Evidence IEA,IEA]; GO_function: GO:0004812 - aminoacyl-tRNA ligase activity [Evidence IEA,IEA]; GO_function: GO:0004812 - aminoacyl-tRNA ligase activity [Evidence IDA] [PMID 16741232]; GO_function: GO:0004821 - histidine-tRNA ligase activity [Evidence IEA,IEA]; GO_function: GO:0016874 - ligase activity [Evidence IEA]; GO_function: GO:0003729 - mRNA binding [Evidence IDA] [PMID 23222640]; GO_function: GO:0000166 - nucleotide binding [Evidence IEA,IEA]; GO_process: GO:0006427 - histidyl-tRNA aminoacylation [Evidence IEA]; GO_process: GO:0006427 - histidyl-tRNA aminoacylation [Evidence IMP] [PMID 1459448]; GO_process: GO:0006427 - histidyl-tRNA aminoacylation [Evidence IDA] [PMID 16741232]; GO_process: GO:0032543 - mitochondrial translation [Evidence IGI] [PMID 16777356]; GO_process: GO:0006418 - tRNA aminoacylation for protein translation [Evidence IEA]; GO_process: GO:0006412 - translation [Evidence IEA]), producing MRSFNRINSIRPYFESGLKSSITSASKVLAAYQMSTESTAPVETAVPAKVRAPKAPAAPQFTLKTPKGTKDWADKDMTIRSAIFETITKVFKRHGGVTIDTPVFELREILSGKYGEDSKLIYNLEDQGGELTSLRYDLTVPFARFVAMNGIQNIKRYHIAKVYRRDQPAMTKGRMREFYQCDFDIAGSYENMVADSEILSIAAEGLTALGIEDFTIKVNHRKILDGIFQHCGVKEQDVRKVSSAVDKLDKAPWSEVKKEMVVEKGQPEEVADRIGEYVLIKGTISDVINKLKADSALSSNASAAQGIADMETALPYLEAFGVTKHISFDLSLARGLDYYTGLIYEAVTAASAPPEPSSKEAQSSNANKKSKKAKKLDDDDDNSENVGVGSILAGGRYDNLVGMFAGTSKKNASIPCVGVSFGVERLFSLIKARPGLYDNARSTSTQVFLMAFGGGPTWTGFLNERLSVAKLLWDGGVEAEFMYKTKPKTPKQFEAAEKSGCPFAVILGQEEYPKGIVKVKELGMGSDADQGTDVPLEQLVDFVKAKIAARNNGIDSALQLLRLDN from the coding sequence ATGAGAAGCTTCAACCGTATAAATAGCATCAGACCTTATTTTGAATCAGGCTTAAAATCATCAATTACCTCAGCCAGCAAAGTTTTAGCCGCTTATCAGATGTCTACAGAGTCAACAGCCCCAGTTGAGACTGCAGTCCCTGCAAAGGTCAGGGCCCCCAAGGCCCCAGCTGCTCCCCAGTTCACACTAAAAACCCCTAAAGGTACAAAGGACTGGGCTGACAAAGATATGACTATTCGATCGGCTATTTTTGAGACCATTACCAAAGTTTTCAAACGTCATGGTGGTGTAACAATTGACACTCCTGTTTTTGAGCTTAGAGAAATTTTATCTGGCAAGTATGGTGAGGATTCAAAGCTCATTTATAATCTTGAGGACCAAGGTGGCGAGCTGACATCTTTAAGATATGACCTCACAGTGCCTTTTGCAAGATTTGTGGCAATGAACGGCATTCAAAATATTAAGAGATACCACATTGCTAAAGTGTATAGAAGGGATCAGCCTGCAATGACTAAGGGCCGGATGCGAGAATTTTATCAATgtgattttgatattgCTGGTTCTTACGAGAATATGGTTGCAGACTCTGAAATTTTGTCAATTGCTGCCGAGGGTTTGACTGCTCTGGGAATCGAGGACTTTACTATCAAAGTCAACCATCGAAAGATTCTTGACGGTATTTTCCAGCATTGTGGTGTGAAGGAACAAGATGTTAGAAAAGTTTCGAGCGCAGTTGATAAGCTTGATAAGGCCCCATGGTCTGaagtcaagaaagaaatgGTCGTTGAAAAGGGACAACCAGAGGAAGTCGCTGACCGCATTGGAGAGTATGTGCTAATCAAAGGAACTATCAGTGATGTAATCAACAAGCTTAAAGCCGATAGTGCACTGTCAAGCAACGCATCAGCAGCTCAGGGAATTGCGGATATGGAAACTGCTCTTCCTTACTTAGAAGCCTTTGGCGTCACCAAGCATATTTCGTTCGACCTTTCGTTGGCCCGTGGCTTAGACTATTACACTGGTCTCATTTACGAGGCTGTTacagctgcttctgcaCCACCAGAGCCATCAAGCAAAGAGGCTCAATCTTCAAATGCTAATAAGAAATCTAAGAAGGCGAAGAAActggatgacgatgatgataactCTGAAAATGTAGGTGTCGGCTCAATTCTTGCTGGAGGTCGTTATGATAACCTTGTGGGTATGTTTGCGGGaaccagcaagaaaaatgcTTCAATTCCATGTGTGGGCGTTTCTTTCGGTGTCGAACGTCTATTTTCACTTATCAAGGCACGCCCCGGTCTATATGATAATGCCagatcaacttcaactcAGGTGTTCCTAATGGCATTTGGAGGAGGTCCTACTTGGACTGGATTTCTCAATGAGCGCCTTTCAGTTGCTAAACTGCTTTGGGATGGTGGTGTTGAAGCTGAATTTATGTATAAAACAAAGCCTAAGACTCCGAAGCAGTTcgaggctgctgagaagTCGGGTTGTCCATTTGCTGTTATTCTTGGCCAGGAAGAGTACCCCAAGGGCATAGTCAAGGTAAAGGAATTGGGAATGGGATCTGATGCTGATCAAGGTACCGATGTTCCACTCGAGCAACTAGTTGACTTTGTGAAGGCCAAGATTGCAGCTCGTAATAACGGTATAGACAGTGCTCTTCAACTTTTACGCTTAGATAACTGA